A DNA window from Turicibacter sp. TJ11 contains the following coding sequences:
- the rpsT gene encoding 30S ribosomal protein S20, with amino-acid sequence MPNIKSQVKRVKTNEKRRQFNASYKASMRTAIKNVEVAIENQNVEAAKEAYNTANKKLDKAVAKGICHKNFAARQKSRLSKKINALG; translated from the coding sequence ATGCCAAATATCAAATCACAAGTTAAACGTGTGAAAACAAACGAAAAACGTCGTCAATTCAATGCTTCTTACAAAGCATCTATGCGCACAGCTATCAAAAACGTTGAAGTTGCTATCGAAAACCAAAACGTTGAAGCTGCAAAAGAAGCTTACAATACAGCTAACAAAAAATTAGACAAAGCTGTTGCAAAAGGAATTTGCCACAAAAACTTCGCAGCTCGTCAAAAATCACGTTTAAGCAAAAAAATCAACGCTTTAGGATAA
- a CDS encoding stage III sporulation protein AE, with amino-acid sequence MDGTSVDLSSFENIWAEIYNQYDWIVEADFLDKTNLLKVENFNIIHFFQSLGDYALHELSIGFSQFKSILIFLLIIALFQNIQSSFSTKYEKVTNTVLKLVLIVQLFQLFIFYHDYTLEVLTRYMNIVVAIFPILLSLITITGALWNQALFKPAVIFLINASYFFINTISLPLTVIGTVFGFINQINVEDLYSRLIDFINKIALWTLGGYFAFFLTLMSIQNITLSFADGLFFRTTQNLLNHVPVIGSRFTDTVVSVVSTLSILRNSIGLLGIITLVVVVAFPVVKVGVSLILFRLLSAVIQPVISKDYIKILDVFNTGVMNLLVIMMIIAVMFIFTFFIILYSSNMMLLTN; translated from the coding sequence ATGGATGGAACAAGTGTGGATCTTTCGTCTTTTGAAAATATATGGGCTGAAATTTATAATCAGTACGACTGGATTGTTGAAGCTGATTTCTTAGATAAAACAAATTTATTAAAGGTTGAAAATTTTAATATCATTCATTTTTTTCAGTCACTCGGTGACTATGCCCTACATGAGTTATCGATTGGCTTTTCTCAGTTTAAAAGTATTTTAATCTTTTTACTCATTATTGCGCTTTTTCAAAATATTCAATCGTCTTTTTCAACGAAATACGAAAAGGTGACCAATACTGTTTTGAAATTAGTGTTGATTGTGCAACTCTTTCAGTTATTTATTTTTTATCATGATTATACGTTAGAGGTTTTAACTCGCTACATGAATATTGTCGTTGCAATCTTTCCAATTCTGCTGTCTTTGATTACGATTACAGGAGCACTTTGGAATCAAGCGTTATTTAAGCCAGCTGTTATCTTTTTAATTAATGCGTCTTATTTTTTTATTAATACGATTAGTTTACCTTTAACAGTCATTGGAACTGTTTTTGGATTTATCAATCAGATCAATGTGGAGGACTTATACAGTCGATTGATCGATTTTATTAATAAAATCGCACTTTGGACGCTTGGTGGTTATTTTGCGTTTTTCTTAACGCTGATGTCCATTCAAAATATAACGCTTAGTTTTGCAGACGGTTTATTTTTTCGAACGACGCAAAATCTATTAAATCATGTTCCAGTAATCGGAAGTCGTTTTACAGATACGGTTGTGTCCGTCGTTTCAACGCTATCGATATTGCGAAATAGTATTGGATTGCTTGGAATTATTACACTGGTTGTCGTCGTTGCTTTTCCAGTTGTTAAAGTAGGGGTGAGTCTCATTTTATTTCGCTTATTAAGTGCCGTCATTCAACCCGTTATTAGCAAAGATTATATTAAGATTTTAGATGTATTTAATACGGGCGTGATGAATTTGTTAGTCATTATGATGATTATTGCCGTGATGTTTATTTTTACATTCTTCATTATTTTATACAGCTCAAATATGATGCTATTAACGAACTAA
- a CDS encoding cysteine hydrolase family protein: protein MKNDLSPFLKSSEASLIQIVETLQKAPSLSLQSLEADQTALIIVDMVNGFVKEGPMSSSRIQTIIPTISDLMKRAKVQNIEMLAFADCHEPTSIEFDAYPPHCLVGSTESEIIDELKEVGDYELVLKRSTNGFLEPAFHEWLAKHPQINQFIVVGDCTDICIEQFVITLKTYFTTLNSFSRIIVPIQAVETYDSEAHVGDFMNAIALYKMQMNGIEIVREITN, encoded by the coding sequence ATGAAGAATGACTTATCGCCATTTTTAAAATCAAGTGAAGCATCTTTGATTCAAATTGTTGAAACGCTTCAAAAGGCTCCGTCGTTATCGCTTCAATCACTTGAAGCCGATCAAACAGCACTCATTATTGTCGATATGGTCAATGGTTTTGTAAAAGAAGGACCCATGTCTTCTTCTCGCATTCAAACCATTATCCCTACGATTTCTGACTTAATGAAACGCGCCAAAGTACAAAACATTGAGATGCTTGCGTTTGCAGATTGTCATGAACCGACATCCATCGAATTTGATGCTTACCCTCCTCACTGCTTAGTAGGAAGTACAGAAAGTGAAATCATTGATGAACTCAAAGAAGTTGGTGACTATGAATTAGTCTTAAAACGCTCAACCAATGGTTTTTTAGAACCTGCTTTTCATGAGTGGCTAGCTAAACATCCTCAGATTAACCAATTTATTGTCGTTGGGGATTGTACAGACATTTGCATTGAGCAATTTGTCATTACCTTAAAAACTTACTTTACAACACTCAATTCGTTCAGTCGAATCATCGTGCCTATTCAGGCGGTTGAAACGTACGATAGCGAAGCCCACGTCGGTGACTTCATGAATGCCATTGCCTTATATAAGATGCAAATGAATGGAATTGAGATCGTTCGTGAAATTACAAACTAG
- a CDS encoding nicotinate phosphoribosyltransferase, producing the protein MNLKSINLTLLVDFYELTMANGYFESGMENQIAYFDMFFRRVPDEGGFAIMAGLEQLIEYLKNLTFTEEDIEYLRSKELFSENFLNYLKNFKFACDIYAIPEGTPIFPNEPILTVRGPIIQAQFIETMILLSINHQSLIATKSNRIVRAAQGRPVLELGARRAQGADGAILGARAAYIGGCKGTACTISDRDFNVPALGTMAHSWVQTFDSEYEAFKRYAELYPDNCTLLVDTYNTLKQGVPNAIKVFKEVLIANGHQPGAIRIDSGDAAYLSKKARKLLDEAGLTETKIVISNSLDEYIIKDLLIQNAPIDSFGVGERLITSKTEPVFGGVYKIVAVEKNGQMIPKIKISNNIEKITNPGAKQVFRLYDRDTNKAIADVISLAHETIDDTKPYTIFDPEHTWKRKEITNFMARPLLTPIFLNGECVYESPSLEDIVTYSKEQIETLWEEVLRFEKPHRYYVDLSEELWTLKTELLEKHSK; encoded by the coding sequence ATGAATTTAAAATCAATCAACTTAACCCTACTCGTAGACTTCTATGAATTAACAATGGCAAATGGCTACTTTGAAAGTGGCATGGAAAATCAAATTGCCTATTTTGATATGTTCTTCCGTCGCGTTCCCGATGAAGGAGGATTCGCGATTATGGCTGGACTTGAACAACTGATTGAATATTTAAAAAACTTAACATTTACAGAAGAAGATATCGAGTATCTTCGCTCAAAAGAACTATTTTCTGAAAACTTTTTAAACTATTTAAAAAACTTCAAGTTTGCTTGTGATATTTATGCGATTCCAGAAGGAACACCAATTTTTCCTAATGAACCCATCTTAACGGTTCGTGGGCCAATCATCCAAGCGCAATTCATTGAAACGATGATTTTATTAAGCATTAACCATCAATCATTAATTGCAACCAAATCAAATCGTATCGTTCGTGCGGCTCAGGGACGTCCCGTTCTTGAATTAGGGGCACGTCGTGCTCAAGGAGCAGACGGAGCGATTTTAGGGGCACGTGCCGCTTATATTGGAGGATGTAAAGGAACAGCATGTACGATTTCTGATCGTGACTTTAATGTTCCTGCTCTTGGAACAATGGCACATAGCTGGGTTCAAACGTTTGATTCTGAGTACGAAGCGTTTAAACGTTATGCAGAGTTATATCCAGACAATTGTACGCTATTAGTTGATACGTATAATACGTTAAAACAAGGGGTTCCAAACGCGATTAAAGTATTTAAAGAAGTTTTAATTGCTAATGGACATCAACCAGGTGCGATTCGTATTGACAGTGGAGATGCCGCTTATTTATCCAAAAAAGCTCGTAAATTATTAGATGAAGCAGGATTAACAGAAACAAAAATCGTGATTTCAAACTCATTGGATGAATACATCATTAAAGATTTATTAATTCAAAACGCTCCGATTGATTCATTTGGAGTGGGTGAACGTCTGATTACGTCAAAAACAGAACCTGTCTTTGGTGGCGTTTACAAAATTGTCGCCGTTGAAAAAAATGGTCAAATGATTCCAAAAATCAAGATTAGTAATAACATTGAAAAAATTACAAACCCTGGTGCGAAACAAGTGTTCCGTTTATACGATCGTGACACAAACAAAGCGATTGCAGACGTTATTTCTTTAGCTCATGAAACGATTGACGATACAAAACCGTATACGATTTTTGATCCTGAGCACACTTGGAAGCGTAAAGAAATTACAAACTTTATGGCACGCCCATTATTAACTCCTATCTTCTTAAACGGTGAATGCGTGTATGAATCACCTTCACTTGAAGACATCGTTACTTACTCAAAAGAACAAATCGAAACGTTATGGGAAGAAGTTTTACGTTTTGAAAAACCTCATCGCTATTATGTTGATTTATCAGAAGAGTTATGGACGTTAAAAACAGAATTATTAGAAAAACATTCGAAATAA
- a CDS encoding stage III sporulation protein AF has protein sequence MLYEYARQMIAMFFLIAVVNLLVIPASYKKIITFYLHFFIIVIILKPLISIMNNEVSSFIDSVSFVNEDEFDQSIEYYQGLVENDLSKMTMTEIESLIRKAEDDCQVQLTDFELGEVLTVKMVETDAKQKTCLLHQLGLEQSDVIFERGG, from the coding sequence ATGCTATATGAGTATGCTAGGCAAATGATTGCGATGTTTTTTTTGATAGCTGTTGTCAATTTATTGGTCATTCCGGCTTCGTATAAAAAAATTATAACATTTTATCTTCACTTTTTTATCATTGTTATCATTTTAAAGCCGTTGATTAGTATAATGAATAATGAAGTTAGTTCCTTCATTGATTCAGTCTCGTTTGTTAATGAAGATGAATTTGATCAATCGATTGAATATTATCAAGGCTTGGTTGAAAATGATTTATCAAAGATGACGATGACAGAGATTGAATCATTAATTCGAAAAGCTGAAGACGATTGCCAAGTTCAATTGACAGACTTTGAATTGGGTGAAGTACTAACAGTAAAAATGGTTGAGACTGATGCGAAGCAAAAAACATGTCTGCTTCATCAGCTAGGTCTTGAGCAGAGTGATGTGATCTTTGAGAGAGGGGGATGA
- a CDS encoding stage III sporulation protein AD: protein MLTYFFMMALQLLSGMIGEITAVFLNFNVEQQYVTIIIRLIGIVYYAEFVSFLLSEAKLGTVGKMFEYIVKLYLIGYSLPMIITLFELILSIV, encoded by the coding sequence TTGCTGACGTATTTTTTCATGATGGCCTTACAACTGTTATCCGGTATGATTGGAGAGATTACAGCGGTTTTCTTAAACTTCAATGTGGAACAGCAGTATGTGACGATTATTATTCGCTTGATCGGAATTGTTTATTATGCTGAATTCGTTAGCTTTTTATTATCCGAGGCGAAGCTTGGAACGGTTGGGAAAATGTTTGAGTACATTGTAAAGCTATATTTAATAGGATATAGCTTACCGATGATTATCACACTCTTTGAACTTATCTTATCAATTGTTTAA
- the zupT gene encoding zinc transporter ZupT, which translates to MDIFYAFLLTLIAGLCTGIGSCIAFFTKHTNRKFLSISLGFSAGVMIYVSMIEIFVKAQNSLVAELGERLGSWVTVIAFFGGMLLIAIIDKLVPSEKNPHEPKVLEGSVADKNTKLMRMGIFTAVAISIHNFPEGLATFVSALDDTSIAIPIVVAIALHNIPEGIAVSVPIYQATGSKTKAFKYSFLSGLSEPVGALVGWLILMPIMSEVVFGIIFASVAGIMVFISFDELLPAAREYGEHHLSIYGLIGGMIMMAISLLAFI; encoded by the coding sequence TTGGATATTTTTTATGCTTTTTTATTAACGCTCATTGCGGGATTATGTACCGGTATCGGGAGCTGTATTGCTTTTTTTACTAAACATACTAATCGAAAGTTTCTTTCAATCAGCTTAGGATTTTCTGCGGGTGTGATGATTTATGTATCGATGATCGAAATTTTTGTTAAAGCTCAAAACTCGTTAGTAGCAGAGTTAGGAGAACGATTAGGTAGCTGGGTAACGGTGATTGCTTTTTTTGGAGGAATGCTTTTAATTGCCATCATTGATAAATTAGTGCCCTCTGAAAAAAATCCGCACGAACCTAAAGTATTAGAAGGTAGTGTAGCTGATAAAAACACAAAATTAATGCGTATGGGCATTTTTACAGCAGTGGCGATCTCAATTCATAACTTTCCAGAAGGTTTAGCAACGTTTGTTTCTGCTTTAGATGACACAAGTATTGCGATTCCAATTGTCGTTGCCATTGCCCTTCATAATATTCCAGAAGGTATTGCGGTCTCGGTTCCTATTTATCAAGCTACGGGGTCAAAAACTAAGGCATTTAAGTACTCGTTTTTATCAGGACTATCTGAACCAGTCGGTGCATTAGTGGGATGGTTAATTCTGATGCCCATTATGAGTGAGGTGGTGTTTGGCATTATTTTTGCTAGTGTTGCTGGAATTATGGTATTCATTTCATTTGATGAATTGCTGCCTGCGGCAAGAGAATATGGTGAGCATCATCTTTCCATTTATGGGTTGATTGGTGGAATGATTATGATGGCGATCAGTTTATTAGCCTTTATTTAA
- a CDS encoding epoxyqueuosine reductase QueH gives MKINYHKLMLDEIERMTSEEKRPKLLLHSCCAPCSSFVIEYLSTYFEMEVYFFNPNIHPKKEYLRRLDEQIRMVEEMGLNYQVIGPEHQSELFYEAVKGCERLGEGSERCVRCFDLRLEKAAEYAAAHGFEYFTTSLTISPMKNAAKLNELGEAAGLKYGVKFLNSDFKKNNGYKRSIELSKQYDLYRQHYCGCAFSIKEQQEREARKREQLSSGE, from the coding sequence ATGAAAATTAATTATCATAAATTAATGTTAGATGAAATTGAAAGAATGACAAGCGAAGAGAAACGCCCGAAGCTGTTATTACATAGTTGCTGTGCACCGTGTAGTTCATTTGTCATTGAGTATTTATCGACTTATTTTGAAATGGAGGTTTATTTCTTTAATCCAAATATTCACCCTAAGAAGGAGTATCTTCGTCGATTAGATGAACAAATCCGTATGGTTGAGGAGATGGGATTAAATTATCAAGTCATTGGTCCTGAGCATCAAAGTGAGTTGTTTTATGAAGCGGTTAAAGGCTGTGAGCGTTTAGGAGAAGGTAGTGAACGCTGCGTGAGATGTTTTGACCTTCGCTTAGAAAAAGCCGCTGAGTATGCAGCAGCACATGGGTTTGAATACTTTACAACCAGTTTAACGATTAGTCCGATGAAAAATGCAGCCAAGTTAAATGAGTTAGGAGAAGCAGCGGGACTAAAATATGGGGTGAAGTTTTTAAATTCAGACTTTAAAAAGAATAATGGGTATAAACGTTCGATTGAGTTATCGAAACAATATGATCTTTATCGTCAACATTATTGCGGATGTGCCTTCTCAATTAAAGAACAACAAGAACGAGAAGCTAGAAAACGTGAACAATTAAGTTCGGGAGAGTAA
- a CDS encoding SpoIIIAH-like family protein, translating to MNKNSYVTAALFVVFVLLTVFYYSLDDTANQTVAGTAVGTTTTVPQANLEFEEVDDPNGSELVSSEGSEDEETTETAGQSTSIQALRATLAKEKSQREADLTAIIASKDYDAEEKSEAKDNLEKINSDAQHQSALETMIKSKGYSDVLVRVNDDAVQVHLELSESQSKLSVEELNEIIMMAKTEFTNNPDVNIVYTPIN from the coding sequence ATGAACAAAAATTCGTATGTAACAGCCGCATTATTCGTAGTTTTCGTATTATTAACTGTTTTTTATTATAGTCTTGATGATACAGCTAATCAAACAGTAGCAGGAACAGCTGTTGGAACAACAACAACCGTACCACAAGCAAACTTAGAGTTTGAAGAAGTGGATGATCCAAATGGAAGTGAATTAGTATCTAGCGAAGGTTCTGAAGATGAAGAAACAACAGAAACAGCTGGACAATCAACTTCAATTCAAGCATTACGTGCAACACTTGCAAAAGAAAAAAGTCAACGTGAAGCAGATTTAACAGCCATCATTGCAAGCAAAGATTACGATGCTGAAGAAAAAAGCGAAGCGAAAGATAATTTAGAAAAAATTAATAGCGATGCTCAACACCAAAGTGCATTAGAAACAATGATTAAATCAAAAGGATATTCTGACGTTTTAGTTCGTGTGAATGATGATGCCGTACAAGTTCACTTAGAATTATCAGAATCTCAAAGTAAATTATCAGTAGAAGAGTTAAATGAAATCATCATGATGGCTAAAACAGAATTTACAAATAATCCTGATGTAAATATCGTATACACACCAATTAACTAA
- a CDS encoding DNA methylase, with the protein MDDRIYIAIDLKSFYASVECHERGLDPMTTNLVVADEGRTEKTICLAVSPSLKVFGISGRPRLFEVEQKIKEVNANRQRNTKYQRLTGTSSDYTELMNDPNLAVSYLVATPRMAHYIEYSARIYEVYLKYIAPEDIHVYSIDEVFIDATTYLKMYRMTAYDLATRLIHDVLKTTGITATAGIGTNLYLSKVAMDIVAKKCPADSFGVRIAELNEQTYRRLLWNHQPLTSFWRIGKGYAKKLEAHGMYTMGDVARMSLSKSGEHLLYQLFGVNAELVIDHAWGYESCTMEAIKAYQPENSSMSSGQVLPYGYSVDQARLVVREMTDSLVLELVEKKLVTSQIVLTIDYDRACLVNSKHSKEAINDITTDAYGRTIPKPSRGSKRLESHTSSTTALMQAITALYDDIVQPKRLVRRLTIAFHQLKEETMIKNTPTIKQLDLFTDYKVVEKKKQQETVARKKERQKQEALLQIRKKFGKNSILKGMNLEEGATTRERNNQIGGHKA; encoded by the coding sequence ATGGATGATCGGATTTATATCGCCATCGACTTAAAGAGTTTTTATGCATCGGTCGAGTGCCACGAGCGAGGGTTAGATCCAATGACGACGAATCTTGTGGTAGCAGACGAAGGGCGAACAGAAAAGACTATCTGTCTAGCTGTTTCTCCCTCCCTAAAGGTGTTTGGGATTTCTGGTCGCCCTCGTTTGTTTGAGGTGGAACAAAAGATAAAAGAGGTGAATGCTAATCGTCAACGCAACACGAAATATCAACGATTGACGGGAACATCCTCTGATTATACGGAGTTGATGAATGATCCTAACTTAGCGGTTTCTTATCTCGTTGCTACGCCAAGAATGGCACATTATATCGAGTACAGCGCTCGAATTTATGAGGTGTATTTAAAATACATAGCACCTGAAGATATTCATGTTTACAGTATTGATGAAGTATTTATTGATGCAACGACTTATTTGAAGATGTATCGAATGACGGCGTATGATTTAGCGACACGCCTCATTCATGATGTGTTAAAAACAACAGGGATTACCGCCACAGCTGGAATTGGAACAAATTTATATTTATCCAAGGTCGCAATGGATATTGTAGCAAAGAAATGTCCGGCGGATTCGTTTGGCGTTCGAATTGCGGAGCTGAATGAGCAAACGTATCGAAGACTGCTTTGGAATCACCAACCGCTCACTTCCTTTTGGCGCATCGGTAAAGGGTATGCAAAAAAGCTGGAAGCACATGGGATGTACACGATGGGGGATGTCGCTCGCATGTCTTTATCAAAGTCAGGAGAGCATTTATTGTATCAGTTATTTGGGGTGAATGCTGAGTTAGTAATTGATCACGCGTGGGGCTATGAGTCTTGTACGATGGAAGCTATTAAAGCTTATCAACCTGAAAATAGTTCCATGAGTTCAGGACAAGTATTACCATACGGCTATTCGGTAGATCAAGCGAGATTAGTCGTTCGTGAAATGACAGATTCACTCGTTCTTGAACTCGTTGAAAAAAAATTAGTGACGAGTCAAATCGTCTTAACGATTGATTATGATCGAGCGTGTCTAGTAAATTCTAAACACTCTAAAGAAGCCATCAACGACATCACGACGGATGCGTATGGTCGAACCATTCCAAAGCCTAGTCGTGGATCGAAACGTCTTGAAAGTCATACCTCTTCAACAACCGCGCTGATGCAGGCAATCACAGCGTTATATGATGACATTGTTCAACCTAAACGTTTAGTGAGACGTTTAACGATTGCCTTTCATCAGTTAAAAGAAGAAACGATGATTAAAAATACACCAACGATCAAGCAACTCGATTTGTTTACAGATTATAAGGTCGTTGAAAAGAAAAAACAACAAGAAACGGTTGCCCGAAAAAAAGAACGTCAAAAACAAGAAGCCTTGCTTCAAATCCGAAAAAAGTTTGGAAAAAATTCAATCTTAAAAGGAATGAATTTAGAAGAAGGAGCCACGACAAGAGAAAGAAATAATCAAATTGGGGGTCATAAAGCTTAA
- a CDS encoding aminoacyl-histidine dipeptidase: protein MSEILGHLKPQAVFHYFEQMTKIPRESGNEAAISDYLVNFAKEHQLEYVQEPCKNVIIKKPATPGYENAPRVILQGHMDMVCVKDDELDFNFATDALPIYVDGDWLRTKGTTLGADNGIAVAMSLAILADNTLSHPALTVLVTTEEETGMDGVMALNPENVSGDILINIDSEEEGVALASCAGGVRNSLKLPIEWTEVEATNMVSYELIISGLKGGHSGIEINKCRANANKLMGRLLHEIADLDLLVASVAGGEKMNAISKRASLKVTLPSEQVASLESKVKAFEQMVRAEFETSDPGVSVVLQQTEVTTKVFTKQTAQRLMYILQLIPYGPQTMSANISGLVESSSNIGVVEMNESEIEFSSAIRSSVSSLKGEINHRIQAIADLTGASMELIADYPEWQFETESKVRDVMKDVYQQMYGKELEVSAIHAGLECGFLSQKLGKIDMISIGPDITGAHTPKESLSIPSTERVYDFLCEVLKAIKA, encoded by the coding sequence ATGTCAGAAATTTTAGGTCATTTAAAACCACAAGCCGTTTTTCATTATTTTGAGCAAATGACAAAAATTCCACGTGAATCAGGAAATGAAGCTGCCATCAGTGATTATTTAGTTAACTTTGCCAAAGAGCATCAATTAGAATACGTCCAAGAACCATGTAAAAATGTTATTATTAAAAAACCTGCGACACCAGGTTATGAAAATGCCCCTCGTGTTATTTTACAAGGACACATGGACATGGTTTGTGTTAAAGATGATGAATTAGATTTTAACTTTGCAACAGATGCGTTACCGATCTATGTTGATGGCGATTGGTTACGTACAAAAGGAACAACACTAGGAGCAGATAACGGAATTGCGGTGGCGATGTCGTTAGCTATTTTAGCGGATAACACGTTAAGTCATCCTGCGTTAACTGTTTTAGTGACAACGGAAGAAGAAACAGGAATGGACGGAGTGATGGCGTTAAATCCTGAAAATGTTTCTGGAGATATTTTAATTAATATTGACTCAGAAGAAGAGGGGGTTGCCTTAGCTTCATGTGCAGGTGGTGTGCGTAATTCATTAAAATTACCAATCGAATGGACGGAAGTTGAAGCGACAAATATGGTTTCTTATGAACTTATTATTAGTGGTTTAAAAGGTGGTCACTCAGGAATTGAAATTAACAAATGCCGTGCCAATGCGAATAAATTGATGGGGCGTTTATTACATGAAATCGCTGATTTAGATCTTTTGGTGGCATCAGTAGCAGGTGGAGAAAAAATGAATGCCATCTCAAAACGTGCTAGTTTAAAAGTGACACTTCCAAGTGAACAAGTTGCTTCGTTAGAGTCAAAAGTAAAAGCATTTGAACAAATGGTTCGTGCTGAATTTGAAACGTCGGATCCAGGTGTGTCAGTCGTTTTACAACAAACAGAGGTGACAACTAAAGTTTTCACGAAACAAACGGCACAACGTTTAATGTATATTTTACAATTAATTCCTTATGGACCACAAACGATGAGTGCGAACATTTCAGGATTAGTTGAAAGTTCAAGTAATATCGGTGTAGTTGAAATGAATGAGTCAGAAATTGAATTTAGTAGCGCGATTCGTAGTTCGGTGAGTTCGTTAAAAGGTGAGATTAATCATCGCATTCAAGCCATTGCTGATTTAACAGGAGCAAGCATGGAATTAATTGCAGATTATCCTGAATGGCAATTTGAAACAGAATCAAAAGTTCGTGACGTGATGAAAGATGTTTATCAACAAATGTATGGAAAAGAATTAGAAGTCTCAGCCATTCATGCTGGACTCGAGTGTGGATTCTTATCTCAAAAATTAGGTAAAATTGATATGATCTCAATTGGACCAGACATTACAGGTGCTCATACACCAAAAGAATCGTTATCTATTCCATCAACGGAACGTGTTTATGACTTCTTATGCGAAGTTTTAAAAGCGATTAAAGCATAA
- a CDS encoding PspC domain-containing protein, with translation MSGKRLYRVKQGAMLAGVCQGIADYLKIDATIIRLGWVMLSIFSFAFPMIILYIACLFIIPLEEKTTYFNQQNNSKRSVFDSTDYTVKDEDKSH, from the coding sequence ATGTCAGGTAAACGTTTATATCGTGTAAAACAAGGTGCTATGTTAGCAGGTGTTTGTCAAGGGATTGCGGATTATTTGAAGATAGATGCAACGATCATTCGATTAGGATGGGTCATGCTAAGTATTTTTTCATTCGCCTTTCCGATGATTATCTTATATATTGCGTGTCTTTTTATCATCCCCTTAGAAGAAAAAACAACCTACTTTAACCAACAAAATAACTCAAAACGTTCAGTCTTTGATTCAACTGACTATACCGTTAAAGATGAAGATAAATCTCATTAA
- a CDS encoding stage III sporulation protein AC: MPMIDVTEILRFAGVAFLLGFIGMVSKKIEIGKEISELIMLAGYVYLLVFIVQLIEVLMTSLRTIFML, translated from the coding sequence ATGCCGATGATTGATGTAACAGAAATACTAAGATTTGCAGGAGTGGCATTTTTACTCGGATTTATTGGGATGGTTTCTAAAAAAATTGAAATTGGGAAAGAGATTAGTGAGTTAATCATGTTAGCGGGTTATGTCTATCTCTTAGTTTTTATTGTCCAATTAATTGAAGTCTTAATGACCAGTTTACGAACTATTTTTATGCTGTAA